DNA from Catenulispora sp. EB89:
GGCGAGGACGCAGTCGGAATCGGCACGGACGGCTCGGTGACACCGATCGACGACCTGGACGCCTACCGCGAAACCCTGGCCGGCCACGTGGCCGAGCGAACCCGCGCCGGCGTCGCCGCAGCGGGCGAACGCGCGGACACACTGCCATTCGTGGAGGACCTGCGAGGCATCGACCAGTTCCGAAAGCTGATTCACCGCTTGGAGCAACGCGGCGTGCGGGAGGACGTGGTGAGGAAGGTGCTCGGTGGCAACTTCATCGAGTTCGCCACACGTGTCTGGGGCGGGTGAGAGCACGGGTTCCGGCGCTGCCATGTCGGAAGGCTGGTGCCGTCGGCGCCAGCCAAGTGACGGGCTGCGCGCGTGAGGAAAGTTCTGCCACGGTCAGGCTTTGATGGTGGTCGATCTCGGCCGACTTCGCCACCCGGGGGCGATGCCCCGCGTTGACAGGCCAACTCTCGCACGCGATCTCCTCCTACGCGGCTCCGCAGGAGGTTCCGCCGAGAGCGTGATGCGACCGCGTCGGCCGCGGCCGCTGCTGCCCGTGATGCTCCAGATCAGGCGTTCTCAAAGCCTCGTTCGAGGGCGTCGAGTGCTTGCCCGACGGCGGCTTTGAGTTGCCGTTCGACGTCAGTCGGCGTTGCCCCTCCGAGGAGTCCTTGCTGAAGGAGATCGTGGCGCAGCATCAGAGCCCCGACCATCAGGGCCGCCCACGGTGCCGACCCGCTGGCCGTAGCCAGCGGGCCCGACCACGACTGGAGGATCGCCGCGCGACGAGTTCTCAGCGTCGGTGAGTCGTGCTCGCACTGGGTCCAGGCGCGCATCGCGTTCCACGAATGGGTGTCGACTCCGGCCCACGGACTCGGGGCGGTGAGCAGTGGGCCATCGAGGATCAGTGGTCGAAGAACGGCGGTCGGCGACTTCGCAGCGCGGTGCCGCAGCACGTCGACTAAGGCCTCGAGGATTGCCGGCTCGGCATCGAAGAACAGGTCCTCCTTCGCGCCGAAATAGTTGGTCACCGTCTTCACCGAGACATCCGCTGCCTGCGCGACCTGCGCCAGCGTGACGTTTTCGAAGCCGTCACGCTCGAATAGCCGTGTTGCACAGTCTGAGATGCGCTGCCGGGTCTGTGCGCGCTTGCGCTCTCGGAGCCCACTGTTTACCATGATGGAAATTTTACCACGATGGAAGTTACTGTACGCGGCACACCTCCGCATCCGGCGAGAAGGACTGATGAACGACACACCCATGCACATCGCCAGGAGCCACTTCGCGTCGAAGACGGCTGGTGGCGAGGTCGACTATCAGGTTCTTCATCCATCCGACTGGGAGCAGGGCGAGCGGCTTCCGCTCGTCCTCCACCTGCACGGCGCGATGTCGTCAGCTGCGTCGCTGGAGAACGCGAGGCCCTTCTACCAGGACCTCTTCCAGCAGGGCCAGTTTCCCCGCGCCGTCGTCGCATGCCCGAGCACTCCCACGGCAGGAGGCTTCTACATGGACTGGCCGGATGGGAACTCGTGGGAGTCGTTGATCGCCGATGAGTTCCCAGAGCATCTGGGGGAGACATACGGGCCGTTCACCGCGACAGCTCTCATCGGTGCTTCGATGGGCGGCTACGGTGCCCTCAAAGTGGCCTTCGGTGATCCAGACCGCTTCGCGGTAGTCGCGGCGATCTCACCGGCCGTGTTCCCCGGTGAGACGTCACAGGCCGTTCCCGAGCCGAACGTCCCCTCTGTCTTGGGAGACCTCCACCGGGCCATGGCGAACGGAACCGGCAATGCTGAGGCCTATGTGAAGAACTCCGTCTACGGCAGAGCCCGTCTCAATACCAGCCGGATCCGCGGTGCTGCTCTTCCGATCCTGATCGATTGCGGTGCCGCCGACGAGTTTCTGTTGCATGAGGGTGCGGAGTTCCTGCATCGGGTCCTGACGGAGCTCGGCATCGTCCACGAGTTCCGCCTCGTCGACGGTGCGGGGCACGTCGGGCCGGCAGCTGACGCCCGAACCTGGGATGCGATTCGGTTCGTCGGGACCGCACTCATCACACACCCGGATCCCGGTGCCGAGAACGCACCCCGACACCGGGCCCTGCGAAGCGTCAACTGTTGACGGTGCTGCTCCCGTAGAACGTGTTGAACCCCTTCTTGATCCCGTCGAGTGACCCGTAGTCGTCGAAGATGGGCAGCAGGTTCCCGAGGATGGGCACGGCCTTGAGCAGCATGAGTACCTGCTGCGCGTAGCTGAACCCGGCGACGTCCGCGCCGACGCTGAGCGACGCCAGGCCGGCGCCGAGGCCGTTCTGCCCGACGGCGTTGGCGATGACGGACACGTCCACCGCGAACAGCGTGCCGGGGATCTTGGTGGTGATGAATCCCAGGTCGGCGCCGACGTTGCGGATGTTCGTGACGTCGATGACGTTGGCGGCGACGTCGTTGCCCAGGCTGAAGCTGCCGGCGGCGGCGTGCGCGCCGGCCTGGCCGGCGTCGAAGGCGGTGCCGACGCTGTTGTCCCAGATGCTGAAGTCGCTCGTCAGGTCCTTGCTTCCCTCCGCGAAGCCCAGGCCGTACTTGTGGAACGTCCCGACCTCCAGGTAGCTGTGGTCCTCTCCGCTGGTGGCGAACGAGCCGCCGAGGAAGCCGCCGACCACCATGCCGATCGTCGCGCCCCAGATCATGCCGCGGACCCCGCTGAGCATCATGTCGCCGAGGCTGCCCTTGCCGCCCGCCCAGCCGGACGCGAACCCGCTGCCGAAGCCGCCGATCGCGCCCTGCACGCCGCCGCTGATCGCGTACACGGCCCAGGTCGCGGTGCCCTTCAGGCCGGCGGTGATCGCGCCGCCGATCGCGCCGCCGATCAGCGCGCAGGCGCCGCCGATGATGCCGCCCAGCAGCGCGCCGAGCATCACGTCCCCGCCGGCCTTGTCGGCGCTCATCCCCCCGGCCAGGGCGCCGCCGAACGCGCCGATGCCGACGGCGACCAGCGTCCCGGTGGCCACGCCGTCGGCGGCGATCGTGCAGCCGAGGATCGTGACGCCCGCGAGCGCCGCCCCGCACGTGGCGACGCAGAGCACGACGATGATCGCCACGACGACGGCGATCGCGATGATCGCCCAGATCGACGTGAGTCCGCTCGGGTCGCACATCAGCACGGGGTTGTTCATCCCGTAGCTGTACGGGTTCCACGCGCCGAGCGTGTAGAGCCCTCCGGCGAGCGGGTCGGGCGAGATGAAGCGGCCGGTCCGGGGGTCGTACCAGCGGTGGCCGAGGCAGACCAGGCCGGTCGGGTCGGCGGGCTGCCCCAGGAATCCCGTTCCGGGGGCGGCCGTTCCGGCGATCTTGTTGCCCCACGGATCGAGCCGGACTCGGGCCGACGCCGCCCCGGTCGCGTCCGTCAGCAGCGTGACGTCGCCGAGGACGTCCGGGTGGTACCAGGTCAGCTGCCCGGCGGCGTCGGCGGAGGCGATGACCACGCCGGCGAACCGGATGAGGAG
Protein-coding regions in this window:
- a CDS encoding alpha/beta hydrolase, whose amino-acid sequence is MNDTPMHIARSHFASKTAGGEVDYQVLHPSDWEQGERLPLVLHLHGAMSSAASLENARPFYQDLFQQGQFPRAVVACPSTPTAGGFYMDWPDGNSWESLIADEFPEHLGETYGPFTATALIGASMGGYGALKVAFGDPDRFAVVAAISPAVFPGETSQAVPEPNVPSVLGDLHRAMANGTGNAEAYVKNSVYGRARLNTSRIRGAALPILIDCGAADEFLLHEGAEFLHRVLTELGIVHEFRLVDGAGHVGPAADARTWDAIRFVGTALITHPDPGAENAPRHRALRSVNC
- a CDS encoding TetR/AcrR family transcriptional regulator, giving the protein MVNSGLRERKRAQTRQRISDCATRLFERDGFENVTLAQVAQAADVSVKTVTNYFGAKEDLFFDAEPAILEALVDVLRHRAAKSPTAVLRPLILDGPLLTAPSPWAGVDTHSWNAMRAWTQCEHDSPTLRTRRAAILQSWSGPLATASGSAPWAALMVGALMLRHDLLQQGLLGGATPTDVERQLKAAVGQALDALERGFENA